The genomic region ACTTGGTAGGTGCCACCCGCTTGGACAGACCTCGTTCCTGTATGTAAAATCGTAAAAAATACCGTATTTCCCGCAAGAGTCTGGAATTGATGCCTTCGCACAGTGGTTGTGCGCATATTCCGCAAACCGATTATAACTTAGATTTTGGGCCATCCAGGTTTGTTCGCCGATAACGACCGCTCTGTAAACCTGGCCGTCTCTTTCATCGGTAAATTCAATATAGTCGATGTCGGGATTCATGAATTCCCAAGCCAGTTTTGTGTAAGAGACTGCCGATGAGGACGATTTAGCTTCACTATTGGTGAAATTTCCTTCGCTAGGGGAACTGTTTGCGACGTTGCTGCTGTCGGAGAGTTCTCCACCAGATGAAGAACGTGCATCGGTGGCGCTGGTTGCGTTAGAACTGCTGTCGCTACCGCAGGCGAGAAATATTAATGCTGCGGCAAGAATGGATACATCGGCTGTTTTCTTCAAAATGCTAAAAAACATAATGAAATCTCCTTCCTTCTTTGTTCTTATTGAAAATTAAAAACAAGCCTACAAAATGTCAAATCGTGTCTTGATTTTTTTTAACCCTGGCTTTAGACTGCTTTCGTTATTCACATGAAAAATGCAGAAATAATTGCAAAATTGATAAGAATAATGTCGTC from uncultured Fibrobacter sp. harbors:
- a CDS encoding FISUMP domain-containing protein translates to MFFSILKKTADVSILAAALIFLACGSDSSSNATSATDARSSSGGELSDSSNVANSSPSEGNFTNSEAKSSSSAVSYTKLAWEFMNPDIDYIEFTDERDGQVYRAVVIGEQTWMAQNLSYNRFAEYAHNHCAKASIPDSCGKYGIFYDFTYRNEVCPSGWHLPSSNEWNTLIDLAGGSYKAQKKLRTTTGWPNDSSDEDEGNGSDEFGFSAYPTGFKVYSGISSFGKRATFWTSSFGGIGPMIAESEYGYFRTDQIATQSTDAHAIRCIKDSVETELSAE